Part of the Rhodocyclaceae bacterium genome is shown below.
GCGGGCACGAATGCCGGATATGTGTAAAATCCGGGCTGCCGGAGAGGTGGCAGAGTGGTCGAATGTACCTGACTCGAAATCAGGCGTAGGTGCAAGCCTACCGTGGGTTCGAATCCCACCCTCTCCGCCAGCAATACTCGCACCCTCGATGCGTCGACGGTGCACCGAAGTGCAGTTTCCCATTGATTCAAAAGCGGAACTAGCCTTCGTTCGTTGCACAGACAGTGCATCGTGAATCCGCCCTGGAGCGCGCACTTTCGCGACCCTGTGGTGGGTACGCTGGCGGGTACAGCACATCGAACCCGCCGCCATGATCGAGCGAGCGAGGGTTGCGATGGGTACTCGGCTTCAGATGTGCAAGCTTCACCTTCTGAGCGTGCGGGAGGTGCTGCACGCCCCGCCCGGTGACCACTCCGACGGCGCCGGGCTGCGCCTTCAGGTGGATGCCTGCGGCGCGAGATGGCTGTTCCGGTTCACCTCCCCTGATGGCGCGCGGCGCGAGATGGGTCTGGGCGGCTGCGAGCGAGCGAACATGCAGACCGCCGGCGCCAGCCTGACTGCAGCGCGCGCCGCAGCGGCGAAGGCACGGGCGATGCTGGCGGAGGTTCCTCCCCGCGATCCGATCGAAGACCGCAAGGCTGCGAAGGAAGCCGCAAAGGCGGCGGTCCGCGCTGCGAAGGCCGAGAGGACGAAGAACGCGGCAACCCTCGCACGCGTCGCGCGGGGCTATCACGAACGCGTGATCGAGCCGTCACGATCGGCGAAGCACGGGGGCGAGTGGATCCGCTCGATGGAACGTCTCGTCCCGCCCCACCTCTGGCACGCGCCGATAGCAACGATCGAGGCGCCTGCGCTGCTCGATGCGATGGCCGACCTGTACCAGCGGGTGCCGGAAACGGCTTCGAGAATCCGGCAGCGTCTGGAGGCCGTCTTCGATGACGCCGTGTTTCGCGGTATCTGCGGCCGGAACCCCGCGGCAGCGATCAAGCGAAAGGTGCGCGAAGGACAAGTCGGGCGCGATGTCGAATCGCACCGGGCGCTCGCTGTCGCCGACGTACCCGGGTTCGTGCAGGCGCTCCGAGCGCAGCCGGGTATCGCGGCCCGTGCGCTGGAGTTTGCCATGCTGACCGCGGCCCGAACCGGCGAAATCATCGGCGCAACCTGGAGCGAGATCGACGCGGCGGCACGCTTGTGGACGATACCGGCTGCGCGCATGAAAGCGGGAGAGGAGCACCGGGTGCCGCTCTGCCCCCGCGCGCTTCAGATCATCGACGAAATGCGCTCGGTGAACGGCGCATTCCTGTTCCCGAACCCGCGCGACACGACTATTCCGATGTCGAACATGGCGATGCTTTCACTCCTCAAGCGGATGGGATGGCTTGACCGGACGACGGCGCACGGGGTGTGTCGCTCGACCTTCTCGACCTGGGCAAACGAAACCGGAATTGCGCGCCCGGACGTCATCGAGGCATGCCTTGCCCACAAGGAAGGCGACAGGATCCGCGCGGCCTATAACCGGGCGAAGTTCAACGAAGAGCGTCGAGCGCTGCTCGTGGCCTGGAGCGAGTACCAGGACGGTCGGTTACCGGTGGCGAAGGTGCTGCCCATCATGAGCAGGGCGGTCGCCTGAGCGACTGTCGCCGGAAGATCTCTGCGAGAAAGCTTCGAAATAGATACTGGTTACAGCTTCGCGCCAAAAAAGAGATCTATTTAATCCGTCTCCATGTCCCGAATCGTTCGGGGCGTCTCAGGAGACGTAAACATGGGAATGACAATATCTGCGCCGTTCCGAGTCGGGTTCAGCTTGACCGAATGGTGTGAGCTGACTTCGATCAGTCGTCCGAAGCTGTACACCCTTCCGGCTGAGCTCAGACCGAAGACCATCAAGATCGGTCGGCGGACCATCGTCATCGAAGCTCCGGCGGACTATCTGAAGCGCGTCGCCGCCACTCAGGAGAAGAAGCGATGACCGCGCCGCTCATTGTCGACGCCGACGGCGGCGCAGCGCTCCTCGATGTCAGTCCACGGGCGTTCGCTGATCTGCGCAAACGCGAAGGCTTTCCGGCGCCGGTGGCGCTTTTCGGTCCGCGAAACCCCCGGTGGCGCGTTGCCGAGCTCGTTCAGTGGGTCGAATCGTTGCCCGCTCTGAAGTCGATGGACAGACCCCAGCAATTGATCGACGGGAAGCGGAGGAAGCGTGCGGAACACGCACGTGCGGCGCTCCCCGAGGGGGGGCGCCGATGACGCCAGCATGGGTGTTGCGACTCGCGAGTCGCGTCGACGTGTCTTTGTGGCTCGCGCAAGCGGCTGCAGACGCTCGATCGGCCCGGTATGCCATTGATAAGCGACCTGTGCTGCAGAAGGCAGCAAGCACCTTGTCGACTTGTCTGCGACTGCTGGGAGGGCTCCTTCGATGAACTCGACCTCCCAGGTAACGGCGGCGTTCGCGAACGCGATGCGGGCCGCGGGCGTGGAGCCGCCCGACGAGATCATCGCGGATGGCACCATCCAACGTTTTGCACTGCGGGGCGAGCGTGGCAAACGGTCGGGTGCCTATCAGGTCCACGCGGATCATCGGCCGACCGGATGGTTCCAATCCCACAAAGGATCGGGGGGATTGATACGTTGGTCGAGTGGCCAAGCATGTCAGTCGATGAGCCCAGCGGATATGAAGGCATTTCGGCGCGAAATTGCGGAAAAGCAGCGGGCCCGAGAAGCAGCCCAGACGGATGCGCAGTTGCGCGCAGCACGGCTCGCCAAGGACATCATGGAAGCTGCCGACGTTGGCGATCCCGCTGAACACGCCTACGCCCAGCGCAAGCGGGTTCCATTCGGGCCGCTCGTAACCCGTGGCGCGTGGGAACAGAACAGCTGGGCCGACGCGTTGCGCGTGCCGCTCTTTAACGCAGCCGGCAACCTTGTTTCGATTCAGGCGATCGCAATGGACGGTGACAAGCGGTTTCTGAAAGATGGTCGGGCGGCGGGCGCGTTCCACCCTTTCGGCAAGCTGCGCGGAGCCGCGAATGTTCTGATCGGCGAAGGGCTGGCAACGGTCGCCACGGCGGTCGCCGTGACCGGGTGGCCAGCCGCGGCGGCGATGAGCGCCGGTAATCTGGTTGTTGTCGCACGGGCGTTGCGAAAAGTTGCCGCGTCAGGCGCACGAATAGTCATCGTCGCGGACAACGACGAAAAGACCAGCGGCAATACCGGCGTGCGCTCGGCGAAGGATGCGGCGCTCGCCACCGGGGCGCTTGTGGCCGTGCCACTGATGGGCGGCCGGAAGTGCGACCTGTGGGATGTCTGGAACGAGCAAGGTCCCGACGCGGCTCGGGCGTGTCTAGCGGCGGCGGCTCCGCCCGCGCCGCAGGCGGAAACGGTCAAGACGACCGCTACCATGACTGATGACTGGCCGGATCCACAGCCGATCATCGATGAACTGCTGCCCGTGCCCGCGTTCGATGCTCGCCTTCTTCCGGATCCTCTGGCTTCATGGGTATCTGATATTGCCGAGCGCATGCAATGTCCGCCGGAGTTCCTCGCGGTCGGCGCACTCGCCGCGCTCGGCTCGGTTCTCGGCCGCAGGGTGGCGGTACGGCCGAAGCGACTCGATGACTGGTCCGAGTTCGCGAATCTCTGGGGAGTGGTGATCGGGTCGCCTGGGGTGTTGAAGTCGCCGGCCTTGAATGCTGTTCTCGCCCCCCTTCGGAGGCTTGAAGATCAGGCGCACGAGCAGCACGAACAGGCCGTTCGCGCGTGGCAGGCCGAAGCCGAAGGTTCCAAGGTGAGGCGCGACGCGGCGAAACACCAGGCTAACCGGGCGGCGCGAAAGGGCCAGGATTTCGATGCATCGAGCCTGCTGCTCGACATAACCGATGATGAGCCTGAAGCGAAGCGCTTCGTGGTGAACGATGCAACGCCGGAGGCTCTGCAGGAGATTCTTGCTGCGAACCCGCTCGGCGTACTCGCCTTCCGTGATGAGCTCGCCTCGCTGCTCGCCGGCATGGAGCGCGAGGGCAGGGAAGAACAGCGCGGCTTCTTTCTTTCCGCTTACAGCGGAAAGGAACCGTACGTTTCGGACCGGATCGGACGCGGTAAGACCCGCGTCCCGGCTTGCTGTCTTTCGCTGCTGGGCTCGACGCAACCGGCCGTGATCGCGAAGTACATCCGGGAAGCTCTCGACTCTGGCGGTGGCGATGGTCTTCTGTCCAGGTTCTCCCTGCTGGTCTGGCCGGATTCGCCGGCACAATGGCGATCGGTCGACCGCGCTCCGGACGCGGCCGCGCGGAACGCCGCCAATGAACTGTTCCAGAGGCTGGCGGAGTTCGACCCCGCTGCGATCGGCGCCGAAACGGAGGCGGTGGGTGCGGTGCCATTCGTCCGCTTTGACGACGGTGCCCGGGAGCTATTCGAGACATGGAGGGCCGAACTGGAACGGCGCCTCCGTACGCCGGACGGCGACGACTTGGCGGCTGTCACTGCCCACCTCGCGAAGTACCGGAAGCTGGCGCCGGCGCTGGCCTTGATCTTCCACGCTGTCCATGGGGAACCGCAGAACATCGACGCCGCAACGCTCACAAGGGCGCTTGCGTGGTGCGACCTGTTGGAAGCCCATGCGCGCCGCGCTTACGGTGCTGCGCGGTCGACGCATCGTGAAGCTGCGCGAGCGCTTCTCGGAAAGATCAAACGCGGCGCGATCGGTGCAGGGGGCTCGTTCGCTCTGCGCGAGGTGTACCGATTCGGCTGGGCGCAGCTCGATACCCGTGACCGAGCAAAGCAGGCTGCTGACCTTCTCGCAGACTTCGATTACCTGCGCGCCGAGACCATCGAAACGGCCGGTCGGCCGAGTCCTGGGTATCGAGTCAACCCGAAGGTTCTTCGATGAAGTACCTGGAGAAGTTCCGCGCCGAGTTTTCCGGGGCGGCGGATCGGGGCGCACCGACAGAACCGCCAAAAGCCCCTTCTGACAGTTTTGGCGGTGCCGTCTCGGGAACCCTGCAGAAAAAACCGACGCACGTCGACACCTCCTCAGATGGGCGAATCTGCCCCTCGCAGCGCGGCGGCAGGGCGCTTGATGCGGAACTTCGTGCGCTGGTCGACATCGTCGGCCGGCTGTACGCGTTTACCCCGGATGAATTCGTACTCGCCCGGAATCTTGCACTCGCCGACCGGGAAGCAGCACTGCAGTGCTATCGACATATTGCCGCTGGCGCCGGGCTCACGACCCCTCGGTCGGCGATAGGCTAAAGCCCCACTGCCGAGTGACGGCGTTGGGCCGTGCCGGGCTGAAACATGTCTCTTAAAGGACATGGCGGACCCTCGTCGAAATCGGGCGGTAGGTGCGCGCGGGAACCCGCTGCCGGTCGCGCCGGCCGAACGCAATCTATACTCCCGGCCTGACGGCGTCTCCCGGAGTCTCGGCATGTCCGGGTGCCGATCCTAGACGGCCACGCAACACAAGGTGACATGAGCAACGAAGCGTTCGCCCGCGTGAAGATCGACGCCCTGCTCGCCGCGCAGGGCTGGGACACCGTCGACACGAACGCCGTCCGCTTCGAGGTTCAACTGCCGGACGGTACCCGCGCCGACTATGTGCTGTGCGATCGGCACGGCCGGTCGCTGGCGGTGATCGAGGCGAAGCGGTATTCGGTCAGCCCGAACGACGCCGCGGCGCAGGCGAAAGCCTACGCCCTGCAACTCGGGGTCCCGTACGCCTTCCTGTCGAACGGTGACGAGGTGCTTTTCTGGGAGTGGGAGCGCGAGGCATATCCCCGGCCGGTGAAGACGATCTTCAAGCAGGACGACCTGGAGCGCCGAATCGCCACGTTGTCCGTGCGCCGGGATCCCGCCACGGTGGCGATCGACCGGCACATCGTCGAGCGCGACTACCAGATAGAGTGCATCGACACGCTCTGCCGGGAAATCGGCTTGGGCCGGCGAAAGCTGCTCGTCGAGATGGCGACCGGCACAGGCAAGACGCGCACCGCGGCAGCGTTCATCAAGCGTCTATTTGAGGCGAACGCGATCACCCGGGTGTTGTTCCTGGTGGACCGCATTCCGCTCGCAAAGCAGACCGAAGACGCGTTCGCCGAGCACCTTCCGGACTATCCGGCCTATGTGCTGCGCGCCGGCCGGCGCTTCCAGGACGAAAAGCGGATCACCATCACAACGCTGCAGAGCATGGTGAATCTGTACGCCGAGTACTCCAGCGGCTATTTCGATCTCGTCATCAGTGACGAGTGTCACCGCAGCATCTACGGCCAGTGGAGCGGCGTGCTCCGACATTTCGACGGCGTACAGGTCGGCCTGACAGCCACGCCATGCGTAGCCGATCCAGATAGCGGCGACGCTGACGACAAGGCTTTCGTGCGCGACACGCTCCGCTTCTTCGAGGTCGACGCGCCGACGTTCTCGTACAAGCTCAAGACGGCCATCCGCGACGGTCATCTCGTCCCGTATCAGATCTACAAAGCTCAGACCGTCAAGACAGCGGCCGAGGGTGGCTTCGAAGTCAAGAAGGCCGAGCTCGACTGGTCGGGCATGACTGCAGATACCCGGACCGAGCTGGAGAAGGTCTTCGGAGAACAAGCAGCGATCACGGTCGACCCTTCAGCCCTGGAGCGACGGTTCACCATTCCTGAGCGGAACCGCGCGATCGTGCGCGAGTACCGCCAAGTGCTCGACCACGGCTATGTCGACGGCAACGGGGTGTTGCGCAAGCCGCTGCTGGGCAAGGCGATCGTGTTCGCCGTAACGAAGAAGCATGCGGAAACACTGGCGCAGCTTTTCGACGCCGAGTTCGCGCATCTGAAACCCTCACCTGATGTGCGCTTCGCCGACTATGTGGTGAGCGGGCAGGGCGCCGATGATACCGTCGACGGTATGAGCAAAATCCGCCGATTCAAGAAGGAACAGTTTCCGCAGATACTGGTGTCGGTGAACATGCTCGACACCGGCTTCGACTGCCCCGAAGTCGTCAGCCTGGTTTTCGCGCGCTTCACTCGCTCGGCGATTCTCTACCAGCAGATGCGCGGGCGCGGCACGCGAAAGGCTCGCAACAAGCCTACTTTCACGATGTTCGACTTCGTCGGCGTCTCGGACTATCACGGGGATGACGACGACTACGCCCAAGGCGGCATCGTTGCCGCCAAGCAAGCGCGAAAGAAGTATGAGCCGCGGCGCCTGCTGGCGCTCGACATCGACGACCACATCGACCCGACCACGCGAGAGTGGATCACCGTCGACGAGGATGGAAACATGGTGTTCCCTGAAGCTTCGGAACAGCTGGCCGCTGAGTTGGGTACGCGGTTCGAGGCATGGCTACTGCAGCGAACCGATCTCGACGCTGGTGAAGAGTCCTGGCTTCGAATGATCGGGCATCAGTTCCGTGCAAACGCCGATCACTACGGCGGCCCCGATGCTGAGTTTTCGCTCGACCAGTTTGCCTTCCACCCGTTTTCGCAGCTCGGCGGTATGGCGCAGGCAATCCGGGTGTTTGGAAGCCAGAAGCGCCTGGCGGAAGTTATCGGAAGCCTGAACGAGCACATGTTTGCGTGGCAGTCGGACGGCGCCGATGAGGGCGCCGCCCGTTCCGGTGACTCGCCACATTCCGCATCACATTGACCGCGCATCGCCTTCCCATTCTGCAGAGCCAATGAACCTATGCCCCTGACACCCGAGATGCGTCGGTCGATCGACCAGATCCGCGACTATCTTTTCGGTGGCGGTTACCCGGATCCGGTGAGCAACGCCGAGCAACTGTCGTTTCTGTTCTTCTTCTATCTGATCGAGGGTATCGACGCAGAGAACCGCGCACGTGCGCGCTTTCTCAAGAAGCCGCACACGAGCCTGTTCGACGGAGCTTGGGAGCTGAAGAATCCGCTCAACGCTCCGGCGGGCGCGGCTGGCCAGGGCGTACAGGCGGGCGCAGCAAGCATCCCGCGAGACCGGTTCAGGTGGTCTATCTGGGCAAAAGGCATGTCCGGCGAGTCGCTCGTGCGTTTCGTACGCGACGAGGTGTTCGCCTTCTTCGCGGAGCTTGGACAGGGCGGAGCGACCAACTTCATGGCCGGCGCCCGTCTGACCATCGACGAGCCTACCGTACTGACTCAAGTCATCAATCTGGTGGATGGCTTGCGCCTCGATCAGGCCGATGCCGATACCAAGGGTGACCTGTTCGAGCATGTGCTGCGGCAGATCAAGCAGGCTGGCGAGCTCGGTCAGTTCCGGACGCCGAGGCATGTGATTCGTATCATCGTCGAGATGATCGACCCCAAGGTCGGCGAGACCATCTACGACCCGGCTGCGGGCACTGCTGGCTTTCTGGTGGCGGCATACAACCACATCCGCCTGGCCAACTCGTCACCCAGCGCGATAACCACCGCCGAGCTGGACGGCAAGCCGCAGCGCCGTGGACTGGGCGACAAGCTCTCGGCGGCACAGGTCAGCGCCCTGAATAGCGCAACCTTCTTCGGTAATGACGTCGACCCGAAAATGGTCCGGCTGGCCACTATGAATCTGACGCTCCGCGGCCTTTCCGATGTGCGCATCCAATTGCGCAACGTCCTGACTACGACGCAGGATGCCGAACGCAAAGCCGAGCTTGGACTCCCTGCCGAGGGCTTCCACGTCATCCTTGCAAACCCGCCGTTTTCCGGCCGTGTTGACCGCGACCGTATCGTGGAAGACGTGAAGGTCGGCACCACCACGGCGACCGAGCTGCTGTTCCTGAAGTACATGATGGACAGTCTTCGGCCGGGCGGTCGCTGCGGCGTAATCGTGCCAGAGGGCGTGCTCTTCGGCTCGACCGGTGCGCACAAGGAACTGCGCCGGCAGTTGATTGAGAACAACCGTGTCGAGGCCGTGCTCAGCCTGCCGGGTGGTGTATTCCAGCCGTACAGCGGGGTGAAGACGTCGGTGCTGTTCTTTCGCAAGGGCGGGCGCACCGAGCGAGTGCTGTTCCTGCACGCTGACGATGACGGCTACAAGCTCGATGCGAACCATGACACGTCCATCGAGGCCGACGACCTGCCGGGAATGGTG
Proteins encoded:
- a CDS encoding site-specific integrase — protein: MREVLHAPPGDHSDGAGLRLQVDACGARWLFRFTSPDGARREMGLGGCERANMQTAGASLTAARAAAAKARAMLAEVPPRDPIEDRKAAKEAAKAAVRAAKAERTKNAATLARVARGYHERVIEPSRSAKHGGEWIRSMERLVPPHLWHAPIATIEAPALLDAMADLYQRVPETASRIRQRLEAVFDDAVFRGICGRNPAAAIKRKVREGQVGRDVESHRALAVADVPGFVQALRAQPGIAARALEFAMLTAARTGEIIGATWSEIDAAARLWTIPAARMKAGEEHRVPLCPRALQIIDEMRSVNGAFLFPNPRDTTIPMSNMAMLSLLKRMGWLDRTTAHGVCRSTFSTWANETGIARPDVIEACLAHKEGDRIRAAYNRAKFNEERRALLVAWSEYQDGRLPVAKVLPIMSRAVA
- a CDS encoding DEAD/DEAH box helicase family protein produces the protein MSNEAFARVKIDALLAAQGWDTVDTNAVRFEVQLPDGTRADYVLCDRHGRSLAVIEAKRYSVSPNDAAAQAKAYALQLGVPYAFLSNGDEVLFWEWEREAYPRPVKTIFKQDDLERRIATLSVRRDPATVAIDRHIVERDYQIECIDTLCREIGLGRRKLLVEMATGTGKTRTAAAFIKRLFEANAITRVLFLVDRIPLAKQTEDAFAEHLPDYPAYVLRAGRRFQDEKRITITTLQSMVNLYAEYSSGYFDLVISDECHRSIYGQWSGVLRHFDGVQVGLTATPCVADPDSGDADDKAFVRDTLRFFEVDAPTFSYKLKTAIRDGHLVPYQIYKAQTVKTAAEGGFEVKKAELDWSGMTADTRTELEKVFGEQAAITVDPSALERRFTIPERNRAIVREYRQVLDHGYVDGNGVLRKPLLGKAIVFAVTKKHAETLAQLFDAEFAHLKPSPDVRFADYVVSGQGADDTVDGMSKIRRFKKEQFPQILVSVNMLDTGFDCPEVVSLVFARFTRSAILYQQMRGRGTRKARNKPTFTMFDFVGVSDYHGDDDDYAQGGIVAAKQARKKYEPRRLLALDIDDHIDPTTREWITVDEDGNMVFPEASEQLAAELGTRFEAWLLQRTDLDAGEESWLRMIGHQFRANADHYGGPDAEFSLDQFAFHPFSQLGGMAQAIRVFGSQKRLAEVIGSLNEHMFAWQSDGADEGAARSGDSPHSASH
- a CDS encoding N-6 DNA methylase, whose product is MPLTPEMRRSIDQIRDYLFGGGYPDPVSNAEQLSFLFFFYLIEGIDAENRARARFLKKPHTSLFDGAWELKNPLNAPAGAAGQGVQAGAASIPRDRFRWSIWAKGMSGESLVRFVRDEVFAFFAELGQGGATNFMAGARLTIDEPTVLTQVINLVDGLRLDQADADTKGDLFEHVLRQIKQAGELGQFRTPRHVIRIIVEMIDPKVGETIYDPAAGTAGFLVAAYNHIRLANSSPSAITTAELDGKPQRRGLGDKLSAAQVSALNSATFFGNDVDPKMVRLATMNLTLRGLSDVRIQLRNVLTTTQDAERKAELGLPAEGFHVILANPPFSGRVDRDRIVEDVKVGTTTATELLFLKYMMDSLRPGGRCGVIVPEGVLFGSTGAHKELRRQLIENNRVEAVLSLPGGVFQPYSGVKTSVLFFRKGGRTERVLFLHADDDGYKLDANHDTSIEADDLPGMVRAYAQRALVESKWAARDAASKWDEKWWFADAATLRATDFNLSAGRYRPMSQAQVQHRDPRELLDELASIEAEITEEVSALRALLAEQSR
- a CDS encoding DUF3987 domain-containing protein yields the protein MNSTSQVTAAFANAMRAAGVEPPDEIIADGTIQRFALRGERGKRSGAYQVHADHRPTGWFQSHKGSGGLIRWSSGQACQSMSPADMKAFRREIAEKQRAREAAQTDAQLRAARLAKDIMEAADVGDPAEHAYAQRKRVPFGPLVTRGAWEQNSWADALRVPLFNAAGNLVSIQAIAMDGDKRFLKDGRAAGAFHPFGKLRGAANVLIGEGLATVATAVAVTGWPAAAAMSAGNLVVVARALRKVAASGARIVIVADNDEKTSGNTGVRSAKDAALATGALVAVPLMGGRKCDLWDVWNEQGPDAARACLAAAAPPAPQAETVKTTATMTDDWPDPQPIIDELLPVPAFDARLLPDPLASWVSDIAERMQCPPEFLAVGALAALGSVLGRRVAVRPKRLDDWSEFANLWGVVIGSPGVLKSPALNAVLAPLRRLEDQAHEQHEQAVRAWQAEAEGSKVRRDAAKHQANRAARKGQDFDASSLLLDITDDEPEAKRFVVNDATPEALQEILAANPLGVLAFRDELASLLAGMEREGREEQRGFFLSAYSGKEPYVSDRIGRGKTRVPACCLSLLGSTQPAVIAKYIREALDSGGGDGLLSRFSLLVWPDSPAQWRSVDRAPDAAARNAANELFQRLAEFDPAAIGAETEAVGAVPFVRFDDGARELFETWRAELERRLRTPDGDDLAAVTAHLAKYRKLAPALALIFHAVHGEPQNIDAATLTRALAWCDLLEAHARRAYGAARSTHREAARALLGKIKRGAIGAGGSFALREVYRFGWAQLDTRDRAKQAADLLADFDYLRAETIETAGRPSPGYRVNPKVLR